A window of Sphingobacterium sp. SRCM116780 contains these coding sequences:
- the ruvB gene encoding Holliday junction branch migration DNA helicase RuvB: MNEHLDPNAENLSHTDRDIERVLRPQVFEDFTGQEKILENLSIFVKAAKLRGESLDHVLLHGPPGLGKTTLSNIIANEMGVGIKITSGPVLDKPGDLAGLLTNLEEGDVLFIDEIHRLSPIVEEYLYSAMEDFKIDIMLETGPNARSVQISLNPFTLIGATTRSGLLTSPLRARFGINARLQYYDVKLLTTIVLRSADILKTPISDEGAYEIARRSRGTPRIANALLRRTRDFAQIKGTGSIEREIAKYALNALNVDENGLDEMDNRILSTIIDKFKGGPVGLKTIATAVGEDEGTIEEVYEPFLIQEGYLMRTSRGRECTEAAFRHLGRTFLNKGNTLF, encoded by the coding sequence ATGAATGAGCATTTAGATCCTAATGCTGAAAATTTGAGTCACACTGATCGTGATATTGAACGTGTGTTGCGACCACAAGTTTTTGAAGATTTTACGGGACAAGAAAAAATTTTAGAAAATCTTAGTATTTTTGTTAAAGCGGCAAAGTTAAGAGGTGAGTCATTAGATCACGTTTTACTTCATGGCCCCCCAGGTCTTGGAAAAACGACACTTTCAAATATTATCGCGAATGAGATGGGCGTAGGGATAAAGATTACCTCTGGTCCTGTTCTGGATAAACCTGGTGATTTAGCAGGTTTATTAACCAACTTGGAAGAAGGAGATGTCTTATTTATTGACGAAATTCATCGCCTGAGTCCTATCGTAGAAGAATACCTTTATTCAGCTATGGAGGATTTTAAGATTGATATCATGCTGGAAACTGGGCCCAATGCGCGTTCCGTTCAAATATCGCTGAACCCTTTCACCTTAATCGGTGCTACAACACGTTCGGGATTGCTGACATCTCCTTTGCGAGCAAGATTTGGTATTAATGCCCGTTTACAATACTACGATGTCAAATTGCTTACTACTATCGTATTGCGATCGGCTGACATCCTTAAAACTCCAATTAGTGATGAAGGTGCTTATGAAATTGCAAGAAGAAGTAGGGGTACGCCCCGTATTGCTAACGCACTATTACGGAGAACGCGAGATTTTGCACAGATCAAAGGAACAGGTTCTATAGAACGTGAAATTGCTAAATATGCCCTGAATGCCTTGAATGTGGATGAAAATGGACTGGATGAAATGGATAATCGTATATTGAGTACCATTATTGATAAATTTAAAGGTGGACCTGTTGGATTAAAAACGATTGCAACGGCGGTGGGTGAAGATGAAGGGACTATAGAAGAGGTCTATGAGCCTTTCTTGATTCAAGAAGGTTATTTAATGCGTACGTCAAGAGGAAGAGAGTGTACTGAGGCTGCTTTTAGACATCTTGGTCGAACATTCTTAAATAAAGGAAATACACTTTTTTAA
- a CDS encoding cold-shock protein has translation MSSSESFSKKEKEKKKLKKKQDKEQKKEDRKNNTDKGKSLEEMFAYVDEFGNITSTPPDPTKKQKINVEDIAISTAKYEANPEDLIKSGIVNFYNTDKGFGFIRDLKTQDKIFFHVNGLIDAVKENDKVTFETEKGLKGLNAVNVKLQK, from the coding sequence ATGAGTAGTTCAGAAAGCTTTAGCAAAAAAGAAAAAGAGAAAAAAAAGTTAAAAAAGAAACAAGATAAAGAGCAAAAAAAAGAAGACAGAAAGAACAATACCGATAAAGGTAAAAGTTTAGAAGAGATGTTTGCTTATGTCGATGAATTTGGAAATATAACTTCAACACCTCCAGATCCTACAAAAAAACAAAAAATTAATGTAGAAGATATTGCTATATCAACTGCTAAATATGAAGCAAATCCAGAAGATTTAATTAAATCTGGTATCGTGAACTTTTACAATACAGATAAAGGATTTGGTTTTATTCGTGACCTTAAAACTCAAGATAAAATATTTTTCCACGTTAATGGTTTAATCGACGCTGTTAAAGAAAATGATAAAGTAACATTTGAAACGGAAAAAGGACTTAAAGGTCTGAATGCGGTAAATGTTAAGTTACAAAAGTAA
- a CDS encoding polyprenol monophosphomannose synthase, whose amino-acid sequence MTDSLVIIPTYNEKENIEKIIRKVFSLSIPFHILIVDDGSPDGTAQIVKSLHEEFDGRLFIEERQGKLGLGTAYIHGFKWGLQRSYEFIFEMDADFSHNPEDLIRLRQNCLNGADMSIGSRYVKGVNVVNWPMSRVLMSYFASVYVRFITGITIQDATAGFVCFNRKVLEKIPLDKVKFVGYAFQIEMKYTAIQFGFKVEEIPIIFTDRTEGISKMSTSIFKEAFLGVIQLKISSWTRKYN is encoded by the coding sequence GTGACCGATAGTTTAGTTATCATTCCTACATACAACGAGAAAGAGAATATCGAAAAAATTATTCGTAAAGTATTCTCACTTTCAATACCCTTTCATATTTTAATAGTTGATGATGGCTCTCCTGATGGTACTGCACAAATTGTGAAATCACTTCATGAAGAATTTGATGGCCGTTTGTTTATAGAAGAACGTCAGGGAAAATTAGGGCTAGGTACAGCTTATATCCATGGGTTTAAATGGGGATTACAAAGATCTTATGAATTTATTTTTGAAATGGATGCTGATTTTAGTCATAATCCCGAAGATTTAATTCGTTTGAGACAAAATTGTTTGAATGGTGCTGATATGAGTATTGGTTCTCGTTATGTCAAAGGCGTAAACGTTGTCAATTGGCCGATGAGTAGAGTTTTGATGTCTTATTTTGCTTCGGTTTACGTCCGTTTTATCACAGGCATTACCATTCAAGATGCGACTGCAGGTTTTGTCTGTTTTAATCGAAAAGTGTTGGAGAAGATTCCTTTAGATAAAGTTAAATTTGTAGGATATGCTTTTCAGATAGAGATGAAGTATACAGCAATCCAATTTGGATTTAAAGTTGAAGAAATACCTATCATTTTTACAGATCGTACAGAAGGAATTTCTAAAATGAGTACAAGTATTTTTAAAGAGGCTTTTTTGGGAGTTATTCAATTAAAGATTTCTAGTTGGACTCGAAAATATAATTAA
- a CDS encoding NADH-quinone oxidoreductase subunit C yields MENNPFSTIAIMGTQEISNLIKEQFGEEAVLRVEESGLQSAIYIDALRLEEICYYLRDQEVLYFDFLNNISAVDLNEHGFLVTYHLTSIPYRHTVVLKIEVENDRDLNNLPEIPSVSAVWKTANWHEREAFDLMGIFFVNHPDLRRILLPDDWEGHPLRKDYQDPESYHGIAIK; encoded by the coding sequence TTGGAAAATAATCCGTTTAGCACCATAGCAATCATGGGTACGCAAGAAATTTCAAATTTAATAAAAGAGCAGTTTGGTGAAGAGGCTGTTTTGAGAGTAGAAGAATCTGGTCTGCAATCTGCTATTTATATTGATGCTTTACGTCTGGAGGAAATTTGTTATTATTTACGAGACCAAGAAGTTTTATATTTTGATTTTTTAAATAATATTTCTGCAGTTGATCTGAATGAACATGGATTTTTAGTCACTTATCATTTGACATCCATCCCTTATAGACATACTGTAGTTTTAAAGATAGAAGTAGAAAATGATCGTGATTTAAATAATTTGCCAGAAATTCCGTCTGTTTCTGCTGTATGGAAAACGGCAAATTGGCATGAGCGAGAAGCGTTTGATTTAATGGGAATATTCTTTGTTAATCATCCCGATTTACGACGTATTTTGCTTCCCGATGACTGGGAAGGTCATCCGCTAAGAAAAGATTATCAGGATCCCGAAAGTTATCATGGAATAGCTATTAAATAA
- a CDS encoding YqgE/AlgH family protein has translation MFSELDPQTGCLLISEPFMLDPHFERSVILLCDHDQKEGTLGFILNQKVVGTVGDLIKEISGCSFPLHIGGPVAQNELFFIHARFDLLLSGEEIRENIYFGGDAELLFSLINENKIKEEDIKFFIGYSGWQPDQLDKEIKENSWAVQNKFHSSLVFENDTELLWKQSVISLGAKYAHVANFPKSPNLN, from the coding sequence ATGTTTAGCGAACTTGATCCACAAACAGGATGTTTATTAATATCCGAACCCTTTATGCTTGATCCACATTTTGAAAGATCAGTGATCTTGTTATGTGACCATGATCAGAAAGAAGGGACATTAGGATTTATTCTCAATCAAAAAGTTGTTGGAACTGTTGGAGACTTAATTAAAGAAATCTCAGGTTGTTCATTCCCCCTACATATTGGAGGTCCAGTTGCGCAGAATGAGTTATTCTTCATTCATGCTAGATTTGATTTACTATTAAGTGGAGAAGAAATACGGGAGAATATATACTTTGGAGGAGATGCGGAACTCCTATTTTCCTTGATAAATGAGAACAAAATAAAGGAAGAAGATATCAAGTTTTTCATCGGTTATTCTGGCTGGCAACCTGATCAATTGGACAAGGAAATAAAAGAAAATAGCTGGGCTGTACAGAACAAATTTCATTCTTCATTAGTCTTTGAAAATGACACCGAACTACTTTGGAAACAATCAGTTATAAGTTTAGGTGCAAAATATGCACATGTTGCTAATTTCCCTAAATCTCCTAACTTAAATTAA
- the pdxH gene encoding pyridoxamine 5'-phosphate oxidase, producing the protein MAIEHKDIAAIRQDYALGNLSESDVSNDPLVQFEKWFNEAVHSEVIEPNAMVLSTVGAFSLPSSRVVLLKDLKENGFSFFTNYNSRKGIEVEGNPHVAALFFWPELQRQVRIEGLIERLSEEDSNEYFQSRPKGSRIGAIASPQSETIPNRNFLESRVVDLEKEFENQDIIPRPESWGGFLIKPIYLEFWQGRSSRLHDRIAFQKIEDSWKIIRLAP; encoded by the coding sequence ATGGCAATCGAACATAAAGATATTGCTGCTATTCGACAGGATTATGCATTAGGTAATCTATCTGAAAGCGATGTTAGCAATGATCCTTTAGTACAATTTGAAAAATGGTTTAATGAAGCTGTTCATAGTGAGGTTATTGAACCCAATGCAATGGTTTTATCTACAGTAGGGGCTTTTTCATTACCATCATCTCGGGTGGTATTGTTGAAAGATCTAAAGGAAAACGGTTTTAGTTTTTTTACAAATTATAATAGTCGTAAGGGTATAGAGGTGGAGGGTAATCCTCATGTTGCTGCTTTATTTTTTTGGCCAGAATTGCAACGTCAGGTTCGTATAGAAGGATTGATTGAAAGATTGTCAGAGGAAGATTCTAATGAATATTTTCAATCAAGACCTAAAGGTAGTCGAATAGGTGCTATAGCTTCCCCGCAAAGTGAAACGATTCCAAATAGAAATTTTTTGGAAAGTCGTGTCGTAGATCTTGAAAAAGAATTTGAAAATCAAGATATTATCCCTCGTCCTGAATCTTGGGGTGGCTTTTTAATTAAACCTATTTATCTTGAATTTTGGCAGGGGAGATCAAGTCGTCTTCATGATAGAATTGCCTTCCAGAAAATAGAAGATTCTTGGAAAATAATCCGTTTAGCACCATAG
- a CDS encoding NADH-quinone oxidoreductase subunit D produces MSNTKYTAALEKYEKHLDDIGSQEMIINMGPQHPSTHGVLRLQLITDGEIVKEVIPHLGYLHRCFDKHAESMNYGKTIPFTDRLDYLSSMNNSHAFVMGVERMLGIADKIPKRIEYIRVLVCELNRIASHLIGIGTYGIDIGAFTPFMWCFRDREHIMNMLEWASGSRMLYNYIWVGGLFYDLPVGFEERCSEFVTYFKPKLIELDELLTNNQIFISRTANIGILPADVAINYGVSGPMLRASGIKWDLRRIDAYSVYPEIEFEIPVGKGEMGSVGDCWDRYKIRVDEVKESVKIIEQCLARLTKDFARTNEFDPRALVPKKINLKAQDYYVRAENPKGELGFYFVTQEKSDIPKRVKARGPSFNNLSVLPELGKGTLIADLIAILGSMDIVLGEVDR; encoded by the coding sequence ATGTCTAATACAAAGTATACAGCTGCTTTAGAAAAGTACGAAAAACATCTGGATGATATTGGTTCGCAGGAAATGATCATCAATATGGGACCCCAGCATCCTTCTACACATGGCGTTCTTCGACTGCAATTGATAACCGATGGAGAGATCGTGAAGGAAGTGATTCCGCACTTGGGTTATTTACATCGATGTTTTGATAAGCATGCAGAATCCATGAATTATGGGAAAACAATACCTTTTACTGATCGATTGGATTATTTGTCTTCAATGAATAATAGTCATGCATTTGTGATGGGCGTAGAGCGTATGTTGGGAATAGCGGATAAAATTCCAAAAAGAATCGAATACATACGGGTGCTCGTTTGTGAATTGAATCGTATTGCTTCTCATTTGATTGGTATAGGTACTTATGGTATTGATATTGGTGCTTTTACACCTTTTATGTGGTGTTTTAGAGATCGTGAGCATATCATGAATATGTTGGAATGGGCTTCTGGTTCCAGGATGTTGTATAATTATATTTGGGTAGGAGGTTTATTTTATGATTTGCCAGTAGGTTTCGAAGAGCGTTGTTCAGAGTTTGTAACCTACTTTAAACCAAAACTAATTGAATTAGATGAATTGCTAACCAATAATCAGATTTTTATTTCGAGAACAGCGAATATTGGTATACTTCCTGCAGATGTGGCTATTAATTACGGGGTTTCAGGGCCAATGCTTCGGGCATCAGGTATTAAATGGGACTTGAGAAGAATAGATGCATATTCTGTTTATCCAGAAATTGAATTTGAAATTCCAGTTGGAAAAGGAGAGATGGGAAGTGTGGGAGACTGTTGGGATCGTTATAAAATAAGAGTAGATGAGGTCAAAGAATCGGTGAAGATTATCGAGCAGTGCCTAGCTCGTTTAACTAAGGATTTTGCACGTACAAATGAATTCGATCCAAGGGCATTAGTTCCTAAGAAAATTAATCTAAAAGCACAAGACTATTATGTGAGAGCAGAGAATCCGAAAGGGGAGTTAGGTTTTTACTTTGTAACGCAAGAAAAGTCTGATATTCCTAAACGTGTAAAAGCGAGAGGGCCAAGTTTCAACAATCTATCTGTTCTCCCAGAATTAGGAAAAGGGACGCTAATTGCAGATTTGATTGCCATATTGGGTTCAATGGATATTGTCTTAGGAGAAGTCGACCGATAG